A genomic segment from Treponema sp. Marseille-Q3903 encodes:
- a CDS encoding PIN domain nuclease: MVLVDTSVLINFFRGKETVGTAYFEKLLEEQKHFCINEFIYQELLQGSKDEKEFAVLKSYLMDVPLYSLKRGIQSFENAALLNFRCRRKGVTIRSTVDLLIAETAIENNIPLLHDDDDFTSMARIITELKLVV; encoded by the coding sequence ATGGTTTTAGTAGATACTTCTGTGCTGATCAATTTTTTTCGTGGCAAGGAAACTGTTGGAACGGCATATTTTGAAAAATTGCTTGAGGAACAAAAACATTTTTGTATCAATGAATTTATTTATCAAGAGCTTCTGCAAGGTTCAAAAGACGAGAAAGAATTTGCTGTTTTGAAATCTTATTTAATGGATGTACCGTTATATTCGCTAAAACGCGGTATTCAATCCTTTGAAAATGCTGCTCTGTTGAATTTCCGTTGTCGTAGAAAAGGTGTTACAATTCGCAGTACGGTAGATTTGCTGATTGCAGAAACTGCGATTGAAAATAATATTCCGCTTCTTCACGATGATGACGATTTTACAAGTATGGCTCGAATTATTACAGAGTTAAAGTTGGTTGTGTAG
- a CDS encoding ClbS/DfsB family four-helix bundle protein, protein MARARNKDDLLKFAMENYSKLMDIISKMTENQMNTLFDFSGDKSKKEAHWNRDKNVRDVLIHLYEWHQLMLKFIENNADGKSNIPFLPPEYSWKTYGAMNVMFWNRHQNTSLERAKAMLAESHEKVLALADKYSNEELFTKKYFSWTGTTDLGSYFVSTTSSHYDWAIKKIKLHCKKIV, encoded by the coding sequence ATGGCACGGGCAAGAAATAAAGATGATTTACTGAAATTCGCTATGGAAAATTATTCAAAATTGATGGATATTATTTCTAAAATGACTGAAAATCAAATGAACACGCTTTTTGATTTCTCCGGCGATAAAAGTAAAAAAGAAGCTCATTGGAATCGTGATAAAAATGTTAGAGATGTTTTAATTCATTTGTATGAATGGCATCAACTTATGCTGAAATTCATAGAAAATAATGCTGATGGAAAAAGTAACATTCCGTTTTTGCCGCCTGAGTATTCTTGGAAAACCTATGGTGCAATGAATGTTATGTTTTGGAATAGGCATCAGAATACAAGCCTTGAAAGAGCAAAAGCAATGCTTGCAGAAAGTCATGAAAAAGTTCTTGCATTGGCTGATAAATACTCAAATGAAGAACTTTTTACAAAAAAATATTTTTCATGGACGGGAACAACCGATTTAGGCTCCTATTTTGTAAGTACGACTTCAAGTCATTATGATTGGGCTATTAAAAAGATAAAATTGCATTGTAAAAAAATTGTATAA
- a CDS encoding sister chromatid cohesion protein PDS5, giving the protein MNEKEIMSELNNSTKQKEKWNTSIDNVVLILKNTNSKEIKAKSLWLLGEMGLQNSSQIQDHIQIIASFLNDKEPKLRAKAVNALGRIGRTNHLLVMPYWDDMMDMKNDESSDVRMCFIWACENIATNSPDLYSNYMDIFLELISDKNDRVRIEAPEMFRVIGKRKPKYVEPYLDKLQWFADNDLHRVVRIHSAGAVRVTKKALEATKNINE; this is encoded by the coding sequence ATGAATGAAAAAGAAATAATGTCAGAGCTGAATAATTCGACTAAACAAAAAGAAAAATGGAATACATCCATTGACAATGTAGTATTGATACTCAAAAATACCAATTCTAAAGAAATAAAAGCAAAATCATTGTGGTTGCTTGGTGAAATGGGATTACAAAATTCTTCACAGATACAAGACCATATACAAATAATCGCCAGTTTTCTAAATGATAAAGAACCTAAATTAAGAGCAAAGGCGGTCAATGCTTTAGGAAGAATTGGAAGAACTAACCATTTATTAGTAATGCCTTATTGGGATGATATGATGGATATGAAAAATGATGAATCATCGGATGTCAGAATGTGTTTTATATGGGCTTGTGAAAATATTGCAACAAATTCCCCCGACTTATATAGCAATTATATGGATATTTTTTTAGAATTGATAAGTGATAAAAATGACAGAGTTCGTATAGAGGCTCCTGAAATGTTTAGAGTTATAGGAAAAAGAAAGCCAAAATATGTAGAACCCTATTTGGACAAATTACAATGGTTCGCTGATAATGATTTACATCGAGTTGTTCGCATTCATTCAGCAGGTGCTGTTAGAGTTACAAAAAAAGCATTGGAAGCAACTAAAAATATTAATGAATAA
- a CDS encoding SAP domain-containing protein — protein MTIQEFENKYWYMSELKALAKSLEIPFDSKTRKDQLEQMIIQFLETGTVNKKNCYRSKSRNKDILNSHTYVENFSNKKETWEFIHSEIDKRMPGLQPKSGAKYWLNRWIENKLSHGEKITYNDVICEYIRLNKTEGKLPQIPSCKFNNFISDYLANEKNATREEALEAWNKLKAMKAKKDYITWKKNKHL, from the coding sequence ATGACAATACAAGAATTCGAGAATAAATATTGGTACATGAGTGAACTCAAAGCATTAGCAAAATCGCTTGAAATTCCTTTTGATTCAAAAACACGAAAGGATCAGCTTGAACAGATGATTATTCAGTTTTTGGAAACCGGAACGGTGAATAAAAAGAATTGTTATCGGAGTAAAAGCCGGAATAAAGACATATTGAATAGTCATACTTATGTTGAAAATTTTAGCAACAAAAAAGAAACATGGGAATTCATACATAGTGAAATCGATAAACGGATGCCGGGATTACAACCGAAATCAGGAGCAAAATATTGGCTTAATCGATGGATTGAAAATAAACTTTCTCATGGCGAAAAAATAACTTATAACGATGTCATTTGTGAATACATTCGGCTAAACAAAACTGAAGGAAAGCTTCCCCAAATTCCATCCTGTAAATTTAATAACTTCATCAGTGATTATCTGGCAAATGAAAAAAATGCAACAAGAGAAGAGGCTTTGGAAGCATGGAATAAGCTAAAAGCTATGAAGGCAAAAAAAGATTATATAACGTGGAAAAAGAATAAGCATTTATAG
- a CDS encoding type II toxin-antitoxin system VapC family toxin: protein MYFLDTNTCIYFMNGKFPSVRERFLSVSPKEIKISSVVKGELLLGAFKSRTREQTTEKVEKFLKPFEIVDFTDKMSYDYAEIRKDLEHAGTLIGANDLLIAAAALHEKATLITHNTNEFSRVTDLKIEDWVEE from the coding sequence ATGTATTTTCTAGACACAAACACTTGCATTTACTTTATGAATGGAAAATTTCCGTCTGTTCGAGAAAGATTCTTGTCAGTTTCACCAAAAGAGATAAAAATTTCTTCAGTAGTAAAAGGAGAGCTTTTGCTGGGTGCATTTAAAAGCCGAACAAGAGAACAGACTACGGAAAAAGTGGAAAAATTTTTAAAGCCGTTTGAAATTGTGGATTTTACAGACAAAATGTCTTACGACTATGCAGAAATCCGAAAAGATTTGGAGCATGCAGGTACACTGATAGGTGCAAATGATTTGCTTATTGCCGCCGCCGCACTGCATGAAAAAGCCACTCTTATTACTCACAATACGAATGAATTTTCAAGAGTAACCGATTTGAAAATTGAAGATTGGGTAGAAGAATGA